The Methylomusa anaerophila genome has a segment encoding these proteins:
- a CDS encoding phosphoribosyltransferase encodes MFNNRTHAGELLAERLAELHLNNPYILAVPRGGLAVAAPIAAKLQAKVGVLIAKKIGHPLNPEVAIGAMMPDGSLIHDNQYVSGIGVKQEAFDEILNKVRRDLNERLQAYSHIVVKNHEVKGRHIIIVDDGIATGYTMQAAVKWLKKWGPSSITVAVPVAANDVLAKLKKEVDNLAVLDQRDVFEAVGAYYKDFGQMTDKEALEYHRYSENAVVRP; translated from the coding sequence ATGTTTAATAATCGTACTCATGCCGGTGAATTATTGGCGGAAAGGTTAGCGGAACTTCACCTTAACAATCCTTATATTTTAGCGGTGCCCCGGGGAGGATTGGCTGTTGCAGCGCCGATCGCCGCTAAACTGCAAGCTAAAGTCGGGGTACTAATTGCTAAGAAGATCGGACACCCGCTGAATCCGGAAGTGGCAATAGGAGCAATGATGCCGGACGGCAGCCTGATTCACGACAATCAGTATGTCAGCGGTATCGGTGTCAAGCAAGAAGCGTTCGATGAGATTCTTAACAAAGTACGCAGGGATCTAAATGAACGTTTGCAAGCTTACAGTCATATCGTGGTAAAAAACCATGAAGTTAAAGGCCGGCACATCATCATTGTTGACGATGGGATTGCCACCGGCTACACCATGCAAGCCGCTGTAAAGTGGCTCAAGAAATGGGGACCATCCAGTATAACGGTTGCTGTACCGGTAGCGGCCAACGACGTGTTGGCCAAGTTAAAAAAAGAAGTAGACAATCTCGCCGTTTTGGATCAACGGGACGTCTTTGAAGCCGTGGGGGCCTATTACAAAGATTTTGGCCAGATGACCGACAAAGAAGCGCTGGAATACCATCGTTATAGCGAAAACGCAGTTGTCAGACCGTGA
- a CDS encoding NUDIX domain-containing protein, whose amino-acid sequence MKNFEISTGLLMYRIHTGRLEILLGHPGGPLYENKDLGYWGIPKGGLEPGETLLDGAVREFAEETGITPQYNELIPLGRVLERPRKFVYIWAFPGDCDTSEPVSSNLFEMEWPRHSGIIQSFPELDQVAFFAAVTARKKIEKYQSPFVDRLEQILLDLSTGGRTA is encoded by the coding sequence ATGAAAAACTTTGAAATTAGTACCGGGCTTTTAATGTACCGGATTCATACCGGCAGGCTGGAAATACTTTTGGGCCATCCGGGCGGACCACTTTATGAAAACAAGGATTTGGGCTACTGGGGGATACCCAAAGGCGGCCTGGAGCCGGGGGAGACCCTTTTGGACGGAGCAGTACGGGAATTCGCAGAAGAGACGGGAATCACGCCTCAGTATAACGAACTGATACCTTTGGGAAGAGTACTGGAACGTCCCCGGAAATTTGTCTATATTTGGGCCTTTCCCGGTGATTGCGACACCTCTGAGCCGGTAAGCAGCAATCTTTTTGAAATGGAATGGCCGAGACATTCCGGTATTATTCAATCTTTCCCCGAACTGGATCAGGTTGCGTTTTTTGCAGCAGTTACGGCCAGGAAAAAAATAGAAAAATATCAGAGCCCGTTTGTTGACCGGCTGGAGCAAATTCTGCTCGACCTTAGTACCGGCGGCCGTACGGCCTAA
- a CDS encoding GlsB/YeaQ/YmgE family stress response membrane protein yields the protein MLGNAIWFLIIGAIAGWAAGKLTRGQGFGLWVDMILGIVGAYIGGFALSMLGFAAYGTIGQLITSIIGAVLVLWISRLFVDTTKKT from the coding sequence TTGTTAGGGAATGCAATATGGTTTCTGATCATCGGCGCAATCGCCGGATGGGCAGCCGGTAAATTGACCCGGGGCCAAGGCTTCGGCCTGTGGGTGGATATGATTTTAGGAATCGTCGGTGCGTACATCGGCGGCTTTGCACTCTCTATGCTGGGCTTCGCGGCCTATGGTACAATCGGCCAGTTAATTACCAGCATAATCGGAGCTGTCCTCGTATTATGGATTTCTCGCCTATTTGTCGATACTACTAAAAAAACTTGA
- the dnaB gene encoding replicative DNA helicase yields MLDRVPPQNVEAEQAVLGAMMIEREAISKVAEFLRPEDYYREAHRLIYNAVLELYNKNDAVDMVTVVEILRRDEKLEAAGGIAYITALANSVPTAANVMYHARIVEEKALLRKLISTATNVAGMGYEANEEVSVIMDKAEKMILEVSSRRSGQEFASIKNIIFDVFDKVSELYSAKGGITGLSTGFKDLDKLTSGLQPSDLILIAARPSMGKTAFVLNIAQHVAVRDKKPVAFFSLEMSKEQLVQRMLCAEAPIDAQRLRIGELEHEDWNKLVRAADRLAAAPIFIDDTADVSVMEMRSKARRLKIDHDLSLIIIDYLQLMQGGVNGGRSENRQQEISEISRSLKALARELKVPVVALSQLSRSVESRQSKKPMLSDLRESGSLEQDADIVAFLYREDYYDPETDKKNITEVIIAKHRNGPVDSLQLFFHKQFTKFSDLSRIPG; encoded by the coding sequence GTGCTTGACAGAGTACCGCCCCAGAATGTAGAGGCCGAACAAGCCGTTCTGGGGGCAATGATGATAGAACGCGAGGCCATCTCTAAGGTGGCCGAATTTTTACGCCCGGAGGACTATTACCGGGAAGCTCACCGGCTAATCTATAATGCCGTACTTGAATTGTATAATAAAAATGACGCCGTTGATATGGTTACGGTGGTGGAAATATTGCGCCGTGACGAAAAGCTGGAAGCTGCAGGCGGCATAGCATACATCACCGCCCTGGCCAATAGTGTGCCCACAGCCGCCAACGTCATGTACCATGCCCGGATCGTGGAAGAGAAAGCGCTGCTCCGAAAGCTGATCAGCACGGCAACCAATGTAGCAGGCATGGGCTACGAAGCCAATGAAGAAGTGTCCGTTATCATGGATAAGGCGGAGAAAATGATTCTTGAGGTCTCCAGCCGGCGGAGCGGACAAGAATTTGCCTCAATCAAAAACATTATATTTGACGTATTTGACAAAGTGTCGGAACTGTATTCCGCCAAGGGCGGAATTACCGGTCTTTCCACCGGGTTCAAGGACCTGGATAAACTAACCTCCGGCTTGCAGCCGTCCGACCTGATTCTGATAGCTGCCCGGCCCAGTATGGGTAAAACCGCCTTTGTCCTCAATATTGCCCAGCATGTGGCGGTGCGCGACAAAAAGCCGGTAGCTTTTTTCAGCCTAGAGATGTCAAAAGAGCAGTTGGTGCAGCGGATGCTTTGCGCCGAAGCGCCTATTGACGCTCAGCGGCTGCGTATTGGCGAACTGGAACATGAAGACTGGAACAAACTTGTGCGGGCGGCCGACCGGCTGGCAGCGGCGCCTATCTTCATTGACGACACCGCCGATGTTTCCGTTATGGAGATGCGCTCTAAGGCCCGCCGTCTCAAAATCGATCATGATTTAAGCCTGATCATCATCGATTACCTGCAGCTTATGCAGGGGGGAGTCAACGGCGGACGAAGTGAAAACCGCCAGCAGGAAATATCGGAAATTTCCCGCTCTCTGAAAGCCCTGGCCCGGGAACTTAAGGTGCCGGTTGTTGCCCTGTCCCAGCTTAGCCGCAGTGTGGAATCACGGCAATCCAAAAAGCCAATGCTTAGTGATCTCCGGGAATCCGGATCACTGGAGCAGGATGCCGATATTGTGGCCTTCCTGTACCGGGAAGACTATTATGATCCGGAAACCGACAAGAAAAACATTACCGAAGTCATTATCGCCAAGCACCGGAACGGTCCGGTGGATAGCCTCCAATTATTCTTCCATAAACAATTTACTAAATTCAGTGATCTATCCCGCATACCCGGCTAA
- a CDS encoding GNAT family N-acetyltransferase, giving the protein MPDCQYKNITINPGNEETACFIRRQLLEYNAGHVPPDGPFVTDPVQLALKDDDGNIVGGITATINYFRARCYIDMLWTDAKLRGQGFGTKLLQTMEQMAVAADCKIILVDTFSFQAPHFYAKRGYELYGKLDDFPGVGHSQYFYKKDLR; this is encoded by the coding sequence TTGCCTGACTGTCAATACAAAAACATCACTATAAATCCCGGTAATGAAGAAACTGCATGTTTTATCCGACGCCAGCTGCTCGAATACAACGCCGGCCATGTTCCGCCGGACGGGCCGTTCGTCACTGATCCGGTGCAGCTTGCCCTGAAAGACGACGACGGCAACATTGTCGGCGGCATTACCGCCACAATTAATTATTTCCGGGCCCGCTGCTATATTGACATGCTTTGGACAGATGCCAAGCTGCGCGGTCAAGGTTTTGGGACCAAACTTCTTCAGACTATGGAGCAAATGGCAGTCGCCGCCGACTGCAAGATCATCCTGGTAGACACATTTAGCTTTCAGGCGCCGCATTTCTACGCCAAACGCGGTTATGAACTCTATGGCAAGCTCGATGACTTTCCCGGGGTTGGCCATTCACAATATTTTTATAAAAAGGATTTGCGCTAA
- a CDS encoding glycosyltransferase: protein MPGDLREQWPVGKLGEEESRIHIKAIQDIDNYEEHPDDIIAITDGWRQGPVAAVLRGGINANAVLTVLAQADVPELKIFHLEEKIADLEDVFISTVVGPAHAMFDSVSINWRREHSVYDLIKNIGKDYSMLFFGAPLAHSELLPFYQNLKENFDGGITIVRGPIADIDFDESDEIFKWVRDRTFEADAFSLPALLRSYKKKLSVKVAVVLPSLNEEKTVGNVIRTVLEVKKTGVIDEVILVDSMSTDQTVAIARSFDIPVYIHQEIEPDRGSYRGKGEAMFKSAFITDADIIAWVDTDVENIAPHFFYGLLGPILAFPDIRFTKGYFSRPVRVEASGVELGGGRVTEILARPWINTFLPILSGYIQPLAGTVAIYRDLLLKMRIPVNYGVEIAMLAQAVTLGGLWSTCQVNLGEVVHKSKDVIGLSEMAFQILQILVDMEQIPNAGNKDVLRRVYSAHGNFEIGIKRFTTVWRQY, encoded by the coding sequence ATGCCAGGGGATCTTAGAGAACAGTGGCCTGTTGGCAAATTAGGGGAAGAAGAGTCCAGGATTCATATTAAGGCAATACAGGATATAGATAATTATGAAGAACATCCGGATGACATTATCGCTATCACCGACGGTTGGCGGCAGGGACCGGTAGCTGCCGTTCTCAGGGGAGGGATAAACGCTAATGCTGTACTTACTGTTTTAGCGCAAGCCGACGTTCCTGAACTTAAAATATTTCACCTGGAAGAGAAAATAGCCGATTTGGAAGATGTGTTTATTTCAACGGTGGTAGGTCCGGCGCACGCTATGTTTGACAGTGTATCTATCAATTGGCGGCGGGAACATTCGGTATATGACCTGATAAAAAATATTGGCAAAGACTATAGTATGTTATTTTTCGGAGCACCATTGGCGCATTCAGAGCTTCTCCCCTTTTACCAAAACCTAAAAGAAAATTTTGACGGCGGCATCACTATCGTCCGGGGGCCGATAGCTGATATCGATTTTGATGAAAGCGACGAAATCTTTAAGTGGGTCAGGGACCGGACTTTTGAAGCGGATGCATTTTCCCTGCCGGCTCTTCTGCGCAGCTATAAGAAAAAGCTTAGTGTTAAAGTTGCCGTTGTGCTGCCAAGTCTCAATGAAGAAAAAACAGTGGGAAATGTTATCAGAACGGTACTGGAAGTGAAAAAAACCGGTGTAATTGATGAAGTAATACTTGTTGATTCCATGTCGACGGATCAAACAGTGGCAATTGCCAGGTCCTTTGACATACCTGTGTATATTCATCAGGAAATAGAACCGGATCGCGGCAGCTATCGGGGCAAAGGCGAGGCTATGTTCAAAAGCGCATTTATTACCGATGCGGATATCATCGCCTGGGTAGATACCGATGTGGAAAACATTGCGCCCCATTTTTTTTACGGACTGCTTGGACCGATACTCGCTTTCCCGGATATTCGCTTTACCAAAGGGTATTTTTCCCGGCCGGTGCGAGTCGAGGCGTCAGGGGTAGAACTTGGCGGCGGCAGGGTAACCGAGATATTGGCCCGTCCCTGGATTAACACATTTTTGCCGATATTATCAGGATATATTCAGCCTCTGGCAGGCACAGTTGCTATTTACCGGGATTTGCTTCTCAAGATGCGGATACCGGTCAATTACGGTGTGGAAATCGCCATGCTGGCCCAGGCAGTGACTTTAGGCGGGTTATGGTCGACTTGTCAGGTCAATTTAGGAGAAGTGGTTCATAAGTCCAAGGATGTCATCGGGCTGAGCGAGATGGCCTTTCAAATTTTACAGATACTGGTCGATATGGAACAGATACCAAATGCGGGAAACAAGGACGTATTGCGGCGGGTATACTCTGCCCACGGAAATTTTGAAATTGGCATCAAACGGTTTACGACTGTATGGCGTCAATACTAG
- the purB gene encoding adenylosuccinate lyase, whose translation MIERYTLPEMGRIWTDENEFQTMLAIEIAACEAMAKIGQIPADAVPAIKAKAKFSVERIREIEKETRHDILAFLTAVAENVGDPAKYIHMGLTSSDVKDTALGYMMKQAADIIIADLLKFRDVLRRRAGEHKHTPMIGRTHGIHAEPITLGLKFALWMDETERNIERVKRAREAVAIGKLSGAVGTYASIDPSIEVYVCEKMGLKSAKLATQVIQRDRHAEFMTTLAIVGGSLDKMATEVRNLQRTDIREVEEYFHPGQKGSSAMPHKRNPITCERVSGLARVVRGNALAALEDMPLWHERDISHSSVERVILPDSTILIDYMLHIFTDIVDRLLVYPEAMKANIEKTGGLIFSQRVLLKLVDKGVAREEAYRWVQRNAMAKWLEGADFKTNVINDPDIQKYLSPAEIEECFNYAWHLRHIDTIMARFGL comes from the coding sequence ATGATCGAACGTTATACCTTGCCGGAAATGGGCCGGATATGGACTGATGAAAACGAGTTTCAAACTATGCTGGCTATTGAAATCGCAGCTTGCGAAGCCATGGCCAAAATTGGTCAGATCCCGGCGGACGCCGTGCCTGCCATCAAAGCTAAGGCAAAATTTTCGGTGGAGCGCATCCGGGAAATCGAAAAGGAAACCCGTCACGACATTCTGGCATTTCTCACGGCTGTTGCCGAAAATGTAGGCGATCCAGCCAAATACATACACATGGGACTTACTTCCAGCGATGTGAAAGATACAGCGCTGGGATATATGATGAAACAGGCGGCAGACATCATTATTGCCGACCTCCTCAAATTTCGGGACGTTTTAAGGCGGCGAGCGGGGGAACATAAGCATACCCCCATGATTGGAAGAACTCACGGCATTCACGCCGAACCCATCACCCTGGGTCTTAAATTTGCTCTTTGGATGGATGAAACCGAGCGCAATATTGAACGGGTCAAACGGGCCCGGGAGGCTGTAGCGATCGGCAAGCTGTCCGGAGCTGTGGGAACTTACGCCAGTATAGACCCTTCCATTGAAGTGTATGTATGCGAAAAGATGGGCTTAAAATCGGCCAAACTGGCAACTCAGGTCATTCAGCGGGACCGCCATGCCGAATTCATGACTACCTTGGCTATTGTCGGCGGATCGCTGGATAAAATGGCGACAGAAGTAAGAAACCTGCAGCGTACCGATATCCGGGAAGTGGAAGAATATTTTCACCCCGGTCAAAAAGGCTCGTCCGCGATGCCGCATAAACGCAACCCGATTACCTGCGAACGGGTAAGCGGTCTGGCCCGGGTAGTACGGGGCAATGCCCTGGCGGCCCTGGAAGATATGCCGCTGTGGCATGAGCGGGATATCTCTCATTCCTCGGTCGAGCGCGTTATTCTGCCTGACAGCACTATTTTGATTGATTACATGCTGCACATTTTTACGGATATTGTCGATCGGCTTTTGGTCTATCCGGAAGCCATGAAAGCCAACATCGAGAAAACCGGCGGGCTTATTTTCAGTCAGCGGGTGCTGTTAAAACTTGTCGACAAGGGTGTAGCGCGGGAAGAAGCCTACCGCTGGGTTCAGCGGAACGCCATGGCCAAATGGCTGGAAGGCGCTGATTTTAAAACCAACGTTATTAACGATCCCGATATTCAGAAGTATCTGTCGCCGGCCGAGATAGAAGAATGTTTCAACTATGCTTGGCATTTGCGGCACATAGATACCATTATGGCCAGATTTGGACTATAG
- the lonC gene encoding Lon family ATP-dependent protease, producing MKEFFNKFVGRRRSMDSASNSNKEDQLKRQVAALYGLYTGVMGAERVVLKAGKLGALDLMRSEFMPERVLALQKLVFEDPTVEKLPTFQEIPDILNEIEDELADLCARRTVEDRIEKKIAEKMEERHQEYIQEIRAQVLKEESDSNAENPQTLKKYAMLEKLESRKLTKSAMELLRPARLDEIVGQERAIEALRAKLASPYPQHLILYGPPGVGKTTAARLVLEEAKNLKTTPFPKDAPFVEADGTTLRWDPRDVTNPLLGSVHDPIYQGARRDLAETGVPEPKPGMVTDAHSGILFIDEIGEMDPMLQNKLLKVLEDKRVRFDSAYYDPSDPSVPKYIRKLFEEGAPADFVLIGATTRDAQDIMSAVRSRCAEIYFEPLAPKNIEEIVYNAAAKLGVIIEAEVPRLISEYTIEGRKAVNILADAYSLALLDKGHKTTDVTISAQNVYRVAQVSRLTPYVNLKASATAEVGKVFGLGVSGYLGSVLEIEAIAFATEKGRGNIRFNDTAGTMAKDSVFNAAAVVRKITGEDLANYDIHVNIIGGGRIDGPSAGTAILAAIISAITGRPIRQDVAVTGEVSIQGRVKAVGGVFEKAYGAKQAGIRIMIIPAENKVDIPEAHLGLDIRPIATVEEALAILLVDEQKSIA from the coding sequence ATGAAAGAATTCTTTAACAAATTTGTCGGCCGACGCCGTAGTATGGATTCAGCTTCCAACAGCAATAAAGAAGATCAACTCAAACGGCAGGTGGCTGCCCTATATGGGTTGTATACCGGCGTGATGGGCGCTGAGCGAGTGGTATTGAAAGCCGGCAAGCTTGGTGCCCTCGACCTTATGCGGTCAGAGTTCATGCCGGAACGGGTGCTGGCCTTGCAAAAGCTGGTATTTGAAGACCCTACAGTGGAAAAATTGCCAACTTTTCAGGAAATCCCGGATATTCTTAATGAAATCGAGGATGAGCTGGCCGACTTATGTGCCCGGCGGACAGTGGAAGATCGGATCGAAAAGAAGATCGCCGAAAAAATGGAAGAGCGTCATCAGGAGTATATCCAGGAAATCCGCGCTCAAGTATTAAAAGAAGAAAGCGATTCCAATGCCGAAAACCCTCAGACCCTTAAAAAATACGCCATGCTGGAGAAACTGGAAAGCCGTAAGCTAACCAAATCGGCGATGGAACTCCTGCGCCCAGCCAGACTTGATGAGATTGTGGGGCAGGAGCGGGCGATTGAGGCTTTGAGAGCCAAGCTGGCATCGCCTTATCCGCAGCATCTTATTCTTTATGGCCCGCCGGGAGTAGGCAAAACAACCGCAGCCCGTTTAGTCTTGGAAGAAGCGAAAAATTTAAAGACTACCCCTTTTCCTAAAGATGCTCCTTTTGTTGAAGCGGACGGCACTACCCTCCGCTGGGACCCCCGGGATGTTACCAATCCCCTTCTCGGTTCGGTTCATGATCCCATTTACCAAGGTGCGAGGCGGGATTTGGCTGAAACAGGCGTTCCGGAGCCCAAACCGGGAATGGTTACCGACGCCCACAGCGGCATACTGTTTATTGATGAAATCGGAGAAATGGACCCCATGCTGCAAAATAAACTCTTAAAGGTATTGGAAGACAAACGGGTTCGTTTCGACTCCGCCTATTATGATCCTTCCGATCCCAGCGTGCCGAAATATATCAGAAAGCTATTCGAAGAAGGGGCTCCCGCCGATTTTGTACTTATCGGCGCCACTACGCGGGATGCACAGGACATTATGTCGGCGGTACGTTCGCGGTGCGCCGAAATCTATTTTGAACCTTTGGCTCCGAAAAATATCGAAGAAATCGTATATAACGCCGCCGCCAAGCTGGGAGTAATCATTGAAGCCGAAGTGCCGCGCTTAATTAGTGAATACACCATTGAGGGGCGAAAAGCCGTTAACATCCTGGCGGATGCTTATAGTCTGGCCCTGCTGGATAAGGGGCACAAAACCACTGATGTCACCATTAGCGCCCAAAATGTCTATCGTGTGGCCCAAGTCAGCCGTTTGACACCTTATGTCAATTTAAAGGCTTCAGCCACCGCCGAAGTAGGAAAGGTCTTCGGTCTTGGCGTCTCCGGCTATTTGGGCTCCGTACTGGAGATCGAAGCCATAGCCTTTGCCACAGAAAAAGGAAGAGGCAACATACGTTTTAATGACACTGCCGGCACTATGGCCAAAGATTCAGTATTCAACGCCGCCGCGGTTGTGCGAAAAATTACCGGCGAAGATTTGGCCAATTATGATATTCACGTAAATATTATCGGCGGCGGTCGTATTGACGGTCCTTCCGCCGGCACAGCCATTCTGGCGGCAATTATTTCCGCCATCACCGGCCGTCCTATTCGCCAGGATGTAGCCGTTACCGGCGAAGTGTCCATCCAGGGGCGGGTGAAAGCCGTCGGCGGGGTATTTGAAAAGGCCTATGGCGCCAAGCAGGCTGGAATCCGCATAATGATAATCCCTGCGGAAAACAAGGTGGATATCCCCGAAGCACATCTGGGTTTGGACATTCGTCCCATCGCCACCGTAGAAGAAGCCCTGGCCATCTTACTTGTTGATGAACAAAAATCCATAGCTTAA
- a CDS encoding NAD(P)/FAD-dependent oxidoreductase: protein MKQYDVIVIGAGPAGIFTALELADKGLEILVLEKGRDIRKRHCYSSSEKSTCINCKPCDIVCGWGGAGAFSDGKLTLTTEFGGILDAYMEKTKVAELIEYIDGIYLKFGATTTVYGGEHKEEIRKLQRIAAAADLSFIPARIRHLGTEKCLEILTRMRDYLEDKCEIRTMTPVEHILVKDGKYEGVELVNGEIVRSKYLVVAPGREGSEWFAAQAAQLGLSMVTNPVDIGVRVELPATIMEHITETVYESKLVYYTKSFDDRIRTFCMNPYGVVSTENNSGLVTVNGHSYAEKRTQNTNFALLVSKSFTQPFKEPITYGKSIAKLANLLGGGVIVQRLGDLLDGRRSTAERITRGLVEPTLKDATPGDLSLVLPYRHMVAITEMLEALDIVAPGVNSRHTLLYGVEVKFYSSRPNLTNNLETQISNLFAIGDGAGVTRGLAQASAAGVVVAREIQCRTGK from the coding sequence TTGAAGCAGTATGATGTAATTGTGATCGGAGCTGGTCCGGCAGGAATTTTTACTGCCTTGGAACTGGCGGATAAAGGGCTTGAGATATTGGTGCTGGAGAAAGGGCGGGACATTCGCAAACGTCACTGTTACTCCAGCAGTGAAAAAAGCACCTGCATTAATTGCAAACCCTGCGATATCGTCTGTGGCTGGGGCGGGGCGGGAGCATTCAGTGACGGCAAGCTGACCCTGACTACGGAATTCGGCGGCATTCTGGATGCCTACATGGAAAAAACTAAAGTTGCTGAACTTATTGAATATATTGACGGAATATACTTAAAATTCGGCGCCACAACAACTGTGTACGGTGGTGAGCATAAAGAAGAAATTCGCAAACTGCAGCGGATAGCGGCAGCTGCTGACCTAAGTTTTATTCCTGCCCGCATCCGGCATTTGGGAACAGAGAAGTGCCTGGAAATCTTAACCCGAATGCGTGATTATCTGGAAGATAAATGTGAAATCCGCACCATGACACCGGTTGAACATATTTTGGTTAAAGACGGGAAATACGAAGGCGTTGAACTGGTGAACGGCGAAATCGTCAGGAGTAAGTATCTGGTAGTCGCTCCCGGGCGGGAAGGCTCCGAGTGGTTTGCCGCTCAGGCTGCCCAACTGGGGCTTAGTATGGTCACCAATCCGGTGGATATTGGCGTGCGGGTGGAATTGCCGGCAACTATTATGGAACATATTACCGAAACTGTTTATGAATCCAAGCTGGTATATTATACGAAATCTTTTGATGATAGAATAAGGACCTTCTGCATGAATCCCTATGGGGTAGTGTCTACGGAAAACAATTCCGGACTTGTGACGGTTAACGGCCACAGCTATGCAGAAAAAAGGACCCAGAACACCAACTTCGCCCTGTTGGTCTCCAAGAGCTTTACCCAGCCGTTTAAAGAGCCTATTACCTATGGCAAGTCAATTGCCAAACTGGCCAATCTGCTTGGCGGCGGCGTAATCGTGCAGCGGCTGGGGGATCTTCTCGACGGCCGTCGTTCTACTGCCGAGCGGATTACCCGCGGTCTGGTTGAACCCACTTTAAAAGATGCCACTCCCGGTGACTTGAGTCTGGTCCTGCCCTATCGGCATATGGTGGCGATAACCGAGATGCTGGAAGCTCTCGATATAGTGGCTCCCGGTGTTAACTCCCGGCATACATTGCTTTACGGTGTGGAGGTAAAATTTTATTCTTCCCGTCCGAATTTGACCAATAATTTGGAAACGCAAATATCTAACTTATTTGCCATCGGTGACGGCGCCGGCGTTACCAGAGGGCTTGCGCAGGCTTCGGCCGCCGGTGTGGTCGTTGCGCGGGAGATTCAATGCCGCACCGGAAAATAA
- a CDS encoding adenylosuccinate synthase has translation MSAVVVIGTQWGDEGKGKIVDFLAEQADVVVRYQGGNNAGHTVVVNGTEFKLHLLPSGILYAGKACIVGNGVVIDPAVLLQELKGMQDKGIDTAGLRISNRAHVIMPYHRLLDALEEDSKGDRKIGTTKRGIGPCYMDKNARVGIRMVDLLDEEEFCAKLECNLEAKNHLLRAVYETEGFEFEEVRDEYLEYARQLRPYVTDTSAVLHEAFRNGKKVLFEGAQATQLDLDHGTYPYVTSSHPIAGGACIGAGVGPSKISRVIGVVKAYTTRVGEGPFPTELTDEIGDTIRERGHEYGTTTGRPRRCGWLDACVVRYAGYVSGIDYMAITRLDILDELAAVNLCVGYKYKGKKLEEFPASLKVLAAVEPIYEKMPGWNEPTSHIRKYEDLPANARRYIERLSAVSGINIGIVSVGPGRDQTIILRDMF, from the coding sequence ATGTCAGCAGTTGTGGTTATCGGCACTCAGTGGGGTGACGAAGGAAAAGGCAAAATCGTTGATTTTTTAGCCGAACAGGCGGATGTAGTTGTCCGTTACCAGGGGGGCAACAACGCCGGACATACCGTGGTGGTAAACGGTACGGAATTCAAGCTGCACCTTCTGCCGTCCGGCATTCTTTATGCCGGTAAGGCTTGCATCGTGGGCAATGGTGTAGTTATAGACCCGGCGGTGCTGCTGCAAGAATTAAAGGGAATGCAGGACAAAGGCATTGATACTGCCGGACTGAGAATATCTAACCGCGCTCATGTGATTATGCCCTATCATCGCCTCTTGGATGCTTTGGAAGAAGACTCCAAAGGCGACCGCAAAATCGGTACGACCAAACGCGGTATCGGACCTTGCTATATGGACAAAAATGCCCGGGTGGGTATCCGCATGGTAGATCTCCTGGATGAAGAAGAATTTTGCGCTAAGCTTGAATGTAATCTTGAGGCCAAGAATCACCTGTTAAGAGCCGTATATGAAACAGAGGGCTTTGAATTCGAAGAAGTTAGAGACGAGTATTTGGAGTACGCTCGTCAGTTGCGGCCTTACGTAACTGATACTTCCGCTGTTTTGCACGAAGCATTCCGCAATGGCAAGAAGGTACTGTTTGAAGGTGCTCAGGCTACGCAGCTTGACCTTGATCACGGCACCTATCCCTATGTGACTTCTTCCCATCCCATAGCAGGCGGCGCTTGCATCGGCGCCGGCGTCGGCCCGTCTAAAATCAGCCGGGTTATCGGCGTGGTCAAGGCCTATACAACTCGTGTGGGGGAAGGTCCGTTTCCAACCGAACTAACCGATGAAATCGGTGATACCATTCGGGAGCGGGGCCACGAATATGGCACGACTACCGGCCGTCCCCGCCGCTGCGGCTGGTTGGACGCTTGTGTTGTCCGCTATGCAGGATATGTCAGTGGTATTGATTATATGGCAATTACCCGCCTGGACATTCTGGATGAACTCGCGGCTGTGAATTTGTGTGTCGGTTATAAATATAAAGGAAAAAAACTCGAAGAGTTTCCTGCCAGCCTGAAGGTTCTGGCGGCAGTGGAACCAATATATGAAAAGATGCCCGGCTGGAATGAACCCACCAGTCACATACGTAAATATGAGGACTTGCCGGCCAATGCCCGTCGTTATATTGAGCGGTTAAGCGCCGTAAGCGGCATTAACATCGGCATTGTATCCGTCGGGCCAGGCAGGGACCAAACCATCATTCTGCGGGATATGTTTTAA